Proteins from a genomic interval of Psychrobacter urativorans:
- the rimP gene encoding ribosome maturation factor RimP, protein MKLSTKVTELTSIIAPAVAACDVALWGVEFVPQGQRSLLRIYIESLPEEQAQDKHVTIENCAAVNHQVSGILEVHDPIAGEFILEVSSPGFDRAFFSDEQMHHYVGQTVSLRLIQAIGEGDKKRRKVTGILNSIDATSLTLTTTDSEQFKIDLSNIDKANLIYEDA, encoded by the coding sequence ATGAAACTTTCTACCAAAGTGACAGAGTTAACCTCGATTATTGCCCCTGCCGTCGCTGCTTGTGACGTGGCATTATGGGGTGTAGAGTTCGTACCCCAAGGACAGCGTTCTTTGTTGCGTATCTATATTGAGTCATTGCCTGAAGAGCAAGCGCAAGATAAACATGTAACGATTGAAAACTGCGCAGCGGTGAATCACCAAGTCAGTGGTATTCTTGAGGTGCACGATCCTATTGCTGGCGAATTTATTTTAGAAGTGTCTTCACCTGGCTTTGATCGCGCATTTTTCTCTGATGAGCAAATGCATCACTATGTCGGTCAGACCGTCAGCCTACGTTTGATTCAAGCAATCGGTGAAGGCGATAAAAAACGTCGTAAAGTGACGGGTATCTTAAATAGTATCGATGCGACGAGCTTAACACTGACGACTACGGATAGTGAGCAGTTCAAAATTGATTTAAGCAATATTGATAAAGCCAATTTGATTTATGAAGATGCTTAG
- the tpiA gene encoding triose-phosphate isomerase, protein MQTWVIGNWKQNPATNHDVTMLVDSLLQATNKDNVTKNAATAVCQLMVAPSCIHLASVSARLQDSSLLCAAQDISAHSHSTGAYTGDCSAQQVADAGASWTILGHSERRQYHKECNDILVQKMSNALAQGLGIVLCVGETQAQYDAKQTLSVLDAQLSVIKELLNQQSNQSPECAQKLADHLIIAYEPVWAIGTGKVPTVTEVSATHEYIKQTVASFAAPLANISVLYGGSVNAVNADNFAASPMINGALVGGAALKADSFLAIADAFIRAKA, encoded by the coding sequence ATGCAAACTTGGGTAATTGGTAATTGGAAGCAAAATCCAGCAACGAATCACGACGTTACTATGCTCGTAGATAGTTTATTACAAGCAACTAATAAGGATAATGTGACTAAAAATGCTGCGACTGCTGTTTGCCAATTAATGGTCGCACCCAGCTGCATCCATCTGGCAAGTGTCAGTGCGCGCCTGCAAGACTCCTCATTACTGTGTGCTGCGCAAGACATCAGCGCCCACAGTCACAGCACCGGTGCTTATACCGGAGACTGCTCAGCGCAGCAAGTCGCGGATGCTGGCGCATCGTGGACCATATTAGGGCACTCTGAGCGCCGACAGTACCATAAAGAATGTAATGATATTCTGGTACAAAAAATGAGTAATGCCTTGGCGCAAGGTTTAGGCATTGTGCTATGTGTCGGTGAAACCCAAGCCCAGTATGATGCCAAGCAAACCCTTTCCGTATTAGACGCGCAACTCTCCGTCATAAAAGAGCTGCTTAATCAGCAATCCAACCAAAGCCCTGAATGTGCTCAGAAGCTCGCTGACCACTTAATCATCGCTTATGAACCTGTCTGGGCGATTGGCACGGGTAAAGTACCTACCGTCACCGAAGTCAGCGCTACTCATGAATATATCAAGCAAACCGTCGCCAGTTTTGCCGCCCCGCTTGCTAATATCAGTGTGTTATATGGCGGTAGCGTTAATGCTGTCAATGCCGATAACTTTGCCGCAAGTCCTATGATAAATGGTGCCTTGGTTGGTGGTGCAGCATTAAAGGCAGACAGCTTTTTGGCAATTGCTGATGCTTTTATACGTGCGAAAGCCTAA
- a CDS encoding pyrimidine/purine nucleoside phosphorylase: MTAAQFTNVTVNAQATITYDGRCSSHTIMFEDGRHKTLGVILPCDNSVDHYQFSTNTSERIEIISGTCEVKIDSEEEYSYYRAGQSFVVEGNSGFSLRTEEIVQYVCHLEG, from the coding sequence ATGACAGCCGCACAATTTACCAACGTGACCGTCAATGCTCAGGCGACGATAACTTATGATGGGCGTTGTTCTAGCCACACTATTATGTTCGAAGATGGTCGCCATAAAACGTTAGGCGTCATTTTACCGTGTGACAATAGCGTTGACCATTATCAATTTAGTACCAATACCTCCGAACGTATTGAAATCATCAGCGGCACATGTGAAGTCAAAATCGATAGTGAAGAAGAGTATAGCTATTACCGCGCAGGTCAATCCTTTGTGGTAGAAGGCAATAGTGGTTTTAGTTTACGTACCGAAGAAATCGTCCAGTATGTTTGCCACCTAGAAGGCTAG
- a CDS encoding type II secretion system F family protein encodes MAKAKTDMLLDFVYDGVNRRGQNIKGETTSRSLELAKATLRKQGITVKSIKKKAKPLFTFKKGIKPIDIAIFARQLATMMKAGVPLTQSFEIVADSLDNPSMKELVLQIKADIEAGGTFASALRRHPRYFDDLFCSLVDSGEQSGALETMLERVATYKEKSELLKAKIKKAMKYPIAVIVVAVIVTIILLVKVVPVFSGLFESFGAELPAFTQMVVSMSEWMQAWWFVLIIIIGGTIVSFSEAKKRSKKFRDFLDRATLKAPIFGNIAYQAIIARFSRTLATTFAAGVPLIDALDSTAGATNNVVFYNATQQIKNDVSTGQQLQFSMRSTNLFPSLAIQMVGIGEESGSLEDMLDKVAVYYENEVDNAVDGLTSLMEPMIMAVLGVLIGGLVIAMYLPIFQMGAVVG; translated from the coding sequence ATGGCAAAAGCAAAGACTGACATGCTATTGGACTTTGTCTATGACGGCGTCAATCGGCGTGGACAAAATATAAAGGGTGAAACCACCAGCCGCAGTTTGGAGTTGGCAAAAGCCACCTTACGCAAACAAGGTATTACCGTTAAGAGCATCAAGAAAAAGGCTAAACCCTTATTTACCTTTAAAAAAGGTATTAAGCCGATTGATATTGCCATTTTTGCGCGGCAACTGGCAACGATGATGAAAGCGGGTGTGCCATTGACTCAATCGTTTGAGATTGTTGCCGACTCGCTGGACAATCCCAGCATGAAAGAATTGGTATTACAAATTAAAGCCGATATTGAAGCGGGTGGTACTTTTGCGTCGGCGCTGCGTCGCCATCCTCGTTACTTTGATGACCTATTTTGCTCTCTTGTCGATTCTGGTGAGCAATCAGGGGCGCTCGAAACCATGCTAGAGCGTGTCGCCACTTATAAAGAAAAAAGTGAGCTGCTGAAAGCCAAAATTAAAAAAGCAATGAAGTATCCTATCGCCGTTATTGTAGTGGCAGTGATTGTGACGATAATTTTGCTGGTCAAGGTGGTTCCCGTATTCTCAGGATTGTTTGAATCTTTTGGTGCTGAGCTACCTGCTTTTACCCAGATGGTGGTGAGCATGTCTGAATGGATGCAGGCGTGGTGGTTCGTGTTAATTATTATCATTGGTGGCACTATTGTGAGCTTTTCTGAAGCTAAAAAGCGCAGTAAAAAGTTCCGCGACTTTTTAGATCGGGCAACACTAAAAGCACCGATATTTGGCAATATTGCTTATCAAGCGATTATCGCGCGGTTTTCTCGTACCTTAGCCACTACTTTTGCCGCTGGTGTACCTCTCATTGATGCCTTAGATTCTACGGCTGGCGCAACCAATAACGTAGTTTTTTATAACGCCACCCAACAGATAAAAAATGATGTCTCTACCGGGCAGCAATTACAGTTTTCAATGCGCTCTACCAACTTATTCCCAAGTCTCGCCATTCAAATGGTGGGCATTGGTGAAGAATCAGGTAGTTTAGAGGATATGCTCGACAAGGTAGCCGTCTATTACGAAAATGAAGTGGATAACGCCGTTGATGGTTTGACCAGTTTGATGGAACCCATGATTATGGCGGTGCTTGGGGTATTAATCGGTGGTTTGGTCATTGCGATGTATTTGCCAATCTTCCAGATGGGTGCAGTGGTAGGCTAG
- a CDS encoding prepilin peptidase, producing MQLIELLQDNMSMALVVFTLLGLCVGSFLNVVIHRIPLMMHYAWRQECSQFLAQQSDMPSEQTTVLTDIVAKDAPITLSTPASRCPHCAHKIKWYENIPLISWLLLRGRCSDCKAAIGVRYPVVELVTALLSGLVIYHFGVTATGLSALILVWTLIALTGIDFDTQLLPDRLTFPLAGLGLAVNSQGWFVTPTQSIWGLLLGFLSLWVVVKIFYLITKKHGMGQGDFKLLAVLGAWLGPAMLPLIILLSSLLGSIVGIILMKKQGESKPFAFGPYIAIAGIIALLYGSDIVSWYLGMYA from the coding sequence ATGCAATTAATAGAATTATTACAAGATAACATGAGTATGGCGCTCGTCGTCTTTACTCTTTTGGGGCTTTGTGTCGGCAGTTTTTTAAATGTTGTGATTCACCGTATACCCCTCATGATGCATTACGCATGGCGGCAAGAATGCAGTCAGTTTTTAGCGCAGCAAAGCGATATGCCCAGTGAGCAGACTACGGTACTAACCGATATCGTGGCTAAAGATGCGCCCATCACCTTAAGCACACCCGCCTCACGCTGTCCGCACTGCGCCCATAAGATTAAATGGTATGAAAATATACCGTTAATCAGCTGGCTGCTATTACGTGGACGTTGCTCAGACTGCAAAGCGGCTATCGGAGTGCGCTACCCTGTCGTTGAGCTGGTCACTGCCCTGCTTTCAGGTTTGGTTATTTATCATTTTGGGGTCACTGCTACTGGATTGTCTGCCTTAATATTGGTATGGACGCTGATTGCGCTCACGGGGATTGATTTTGATACGCAGTTATTACCTGATCGTCTGACCTTTCCTTTAGCAGGATTGGGCTTAGCCGTAAACTCACAAGGCTGGTTCGTGACGCCCACTCAGTCTATTTGGGGCTTATTATTAGGGTTTTTATCACTGTGGGTAGTGGTTAAAATCTTTTATTTAATAACCAAAAAACATGGCATGGGACAAGGTGATTTTAAATTATTAGCGGTATTGGGTGCGTGGCTTGGTCCTGCAATGTTACCGTTAATCATTTTACTATCCTCTCTACTTGGTTCGATAGTCGGTATTATTTTAATGAAAAAGCAAGGTGAAAGTAAGCCCTTTGCGTTTGGTCCTTATATTGCTATTGCGGGTATAATTGCCTTATTATACGGCTCAGATATTGTCAGCTGGTACTTAGGGATGTACGCTTAA
- the secG gene encoding preprotein translocase subunit SecG, whose protein sequence is MYTFILALHIIVAIAMIGLILIQHGKGADAGASFGAGSSGTVFGAAGTANFLTRATAVLTAIFFVTSMTLAVQARKQAEDQFRLDTPVSVPQTPRPLTGNTQ, encoded by the coding sequence ATGTACACGTTTATATTAGCCCTGCATATTATTGTGGCGATTGCCATGATCGGCTTGATTTTGATACAGCATGGTAAAGGGGCAGATGCTGGGGCTTCTTTTGGTGCTGGTTCTTCAGGCACTGTATTTGGCGCTGCCGGCACCGCAAACTTCCTGACTCGTGCTACCGCCGTATTGACCGCCATATTTTTTGTCACCAGTATGACGCTAGCGGTACAAGCCCGAAAACAAGCCGAAGACCAATTTCGCTTAGACACGCCTGTTTCAGTACCGCAAACGCCACGTCCATTAACTGGAAATACGCAATAA
- the coaE gene encoding dephospho-CoA kinase (Dephospho-CoA kinase (CoaE) performs the final step in coenzyme A biosynthesis.) — protein sequence MSTNFNASSHHAVANTNATHQLPKNKTLVVGLTGGIGSGKSAASDWFATQGIDIIDADVIAHEIVAKGSDTLRRIQKKFGDWVINPAGEMDRAAVRTHVFTHPDALIELESITHPAIREAAKEQLLACTSPYVVLSAPLLIEGAEAGLANLCQRILVIDVHEDTQLARASLRDEQSAIKIRAIMANQLDRAARNRHADDVIVNESDVAALHVQLQPLHQMYLTLAQQLKFAAD from the coding sequence ATGTCAACAAACTTTAATGCCTCGTCTCATCATGCGGTTGCTAATACCAACGCCACGCATCAGCTCCCTAAAAATAAAACCTTAGTTGTCGGTTTAACGGGTGGTATCGGCAGTGGCAAGTCTGCCGCAAGTGACTGGTTCGCGACTCAAGGCATTGACATTATTGATGCGGATGTGATTGCTCACGAGATAGTCGCTAAAGGCAGTGACACCCTGCGCAGAATTCAGAAAAAATTTGGGGATTGGGTGATTAATCCTGCAGGAGAAATGGATCGGGCAGCAGTGCGCACTCATGTCTTTACCCATCCTGACGCACTGATTGAGCTTGAATCGATTACCCATCCGGCAATACGTGAGGCGGCAAAAGAGCAGTTGCTCGCCTGCACCTCACCATATGTGGTGCTGTCAGCGCCGCTATTGATTGAGGGTGCAGAAGCGGGATTGGCTAATTTATGCCAGCGTATCTTAGTCATTGATGTGCATGAAGATACACAGCTGGCGCGTGCCAGCTTACGTGATGAGCAAAGTGCGATAAAAATTAGAGCCATTATGGCAAATCAGCTCGACCGCGCGGCACGTAATCGCCACGCTGATGATGTGATTGTCAATGAAAGTGATGTGGCTGCTCTACATGTACAGTTGCAGCCGCTACACCAAATGTACCTTACGCTTGCACAGCAGCTAAAGTTCGCTGCCGATTAA
- the nusA gene encoding transcription termination factor NusA, with protein sequence MSREILTVVETVSNEKGLNPEDIFEAIEDALVVSTKKKVYTEQPEVAVRVAINRETGDYDTYRYWTVVADEDHEMPACQLAITDLDQEEWSIGDIKEEQIESIEFGRIAATQAKQVIIQKIREAERALVADAFEPRVGEMMYGEVKKQTRDGYIIDLGDNAEGYLARDQMLPREQLRVKSRINAILYHVNRENRGAQLLLSRTHPEMLSALMQKEVPEIAEQIIEIRNVARLPGTRAKIAVKTNDHRIDPVGACIGMRGTRIQAVQQELDGERIDVVVWSDDPAQYIISALEPADVSSIILDEDTKTADIVFSTNDQLARAIGSQGQNVRLASELTGYKLNMMLEEEYKQRQENESKGFIDLFYERLEVDRDLAQALVDIGFSSIEEVAYVPVDTFYDIEGLDDDAIDMIQERAKEVVIADELVKQQNMKEPSQELQDLEGMTVSWAYKMAQKDIITVDDLAEQAVFDLEDIEGLDAETAGQLIMKARESWFNE encoded by the coding sequence ATGAGTCGTGAAATCTTAACGGTAGTTGAAACCGTCAGTAATGAAAAAGGCTTAAATCCTGAAGACATCTTTGAAGCCATAGAAGACGCTTTAGTGGTCTCAACCAAGAAAAAAGTATACACCGAGCAGCCAGAAGTGGCGGTACGGGTAGCAATCAATCGTGAGACTGGTGACTATGATACTTACCGTTATTGGACGGTCGTGGCTGATGAAGATCATGAGATGCCAGCCTGTCAGCTTGCTATTACTGATTTAGATCAAGAAGAATGGTCAATTGGTGATATTAAAGAAGAGCAGATTGAGTCGATTGAATTTGGTCGTATTGCGGCCACTCAAGCTAAGCAAGTCATTATCCAAAAAATTCGTGAAGCTGAGCGTGCGCTCGTTGCCGATGCTTTTGAGCCACGCGTTGGCGAGATGATGTATGGCGAGGTAAAAAAACAAACACGCGATGGTTATATCATTGATCTAGGCGACAATGCTGAAGGGTATTTGGCACGTGATCAAATGCTGCCACGTGAGCAGCTACGTGTAAAATCACGCATTAACGCGATTTTATATCATGTGAATCGTGAGAACCGTGGGGCACAGTTATTATTATCACGCACGCATCCTGAAATGCTTTCTGCACTGATGCAAAAAGAAGTGCCTGAAATCGCTGAGCAAATCATTGAGATTCGTAACGTCGCTCGTTTGCCAGGTACTCGTGCTAAAATAGCAGTGAAAACCAACGATCATCGCATTGATCCAGTCGGTGCTTGTATTGGTATGCGTGGTACGCGTATTCAAGCAGTGCAGCAAGAGCTTGATGGCGAGCGTATTGATGTTGTGGTGTGGTCAGATGATCCAGCCCAATATATTATCAGTGCCCTTGAGCCTGCAGACGTAAGTAGTATTATTCTCGATGAAGATACTAAAACTGCTGATATCGTCTTTAGCACCAATGATCAGCTGGCGCGTGCTATTGGCTCACAAGGTCAAAATGTACGCTTAGCTTCTGAGCTGACGGGCTATAAGCTCAATATGATGTTGGAAGAAGAATACAAGCAGCGTCAAGAAAATGAATCAAAAGGCTTTATTGATTTGTTTTATGAGCGTCTAGAAGTCGATCGCGATTTGGCTCAAGCGCTCGTAGATATCGGTTTTAGCAGTATTGAAGAAGTCGCGTATGTGCCTGTTGACACTTTCTATGATATAGAAGGTTTAGACGATGACGCGATTGACATGATTCAAGAGCGTGCTAAAGAAGTGGTTATCGCTGATGAGCTGGTCAAACAACAAAATATGAAAGAGCCAAGTCAAGAGCTGCAAGATCTTGAAGGTATGACCGTCAGTTGGGCTTATAAAATGGCACAAAAAGATATCATTACCGTTGATGATTTGGCTGAACAAGCAGTATTTGATTTAGAAGATATCGAAGGCTTAGATGCTGAGACAGCAGGACAGCTGATTATGAAAGCGCGGGAATCTTGGTTCAATGAATAG
- the recN gene encoding DNA repair protein RecN — MLLSLTLHQFALIAEHELNVADGFNVITGETGAGKSLLLDALSLCAGERADSAMVRHGAAHADIYAQFDVTDNTVIADWFATHERVLDESEILIRRQLSSNGRSKAWLNGLPVSLSELKSLGSLLVNIHSQHAQQALLKPQFVVQWLDAMAQLKPLTIQTATSYQHYQQLKRHADNLANRAAQRQDRIQLLQSQLADISPLLSVDYQEIEAEHEELSNIEALMMEASRGLHLLDNDTDEPDVMSLLGQAIKLCDQQISVSQTFVQASEQLHIAQQQITEVTALLSDYAEQQLPDPERLQELDNLISLGHRLSRKHNLPASDLINEAKAWQAQLEQLENEPSSDTLTAQIEDAWQGYLALATQLNTERRQAAPSICAQLIAQLQPLALPNARCEFVFTQKSDTASYNAQGCYDIDLLFSANVGMPMQPLHKIASGGELSRMALVMQVLQATSADNNAAKPMLVFDEVDVGISGGTAQVVGELLRALGQTQQLLAITHQAQVAAQAHQHILVQKHHHEHTQSELIILTDSTQIDELARMSGGVTITEVTREHARSLLTDVKV; from the coding sequence ATGCTGTTATCACTTACCTTACATCAGTTTGCACTAATCGCGGAGCACGAGCTCAACGTGGCTGATGGCTTTAATGTCATCACAGGTGAAACGGGTGCAGGCAAATCCTTACTGCTGGACGCGCTATCCTTGTGTGCTGGCGAGCGCGCGGACAGTGCGATGGTCAGACATGGCGCGGCTCATGCGGATATTTATGCCCAATTTGATGTGACGGATAATACGGTTATCGCCGATTGGTTTGCCACGCACGAGCGCGTATTAGACGAATCAGAAATTCTCATTCGTCGGCAACTGAGCAGTAACGGACGCTCAAAAGCGTGGCTCAATGGCTTGCCTGTTAGCCTATCTGAGCTTAAAAGTCTCGGTTCACTACTGGTGAATATTCACAGTCAGCACGCGCAGCAAGCCCTGCTTAAACCACAATTTGTGGTGCAGTGGCTTGACGCAATGGCACAATTAAAACCACTGACTATCCAAACAGCAACAAGCTATCAGCACTATCAACAGCTCAAACGTCATGCGGATAATTTGGCAAACCGCGCAGCCCAACGCCAAGACCGAATACAATTATTACAAAGTCAGTTGGCGGATATCTCGCCTTTATTGAGCGTTGATTATCAGGAAATTGAAGCGGAACACGAAGAGCTGTCTAATATTGAAGCCTTAATGATGGAAGCCAGTCGCGGCTTGCATCTACTCGACAATGATACAGATGAACCCGATGTGATGTCGTTATTGGGGCAAGCCATTAAGCTTTGTGACCAACAGATAAGCGTCAGCCAAACCTTTGTGCAAGCGTCAGAACAGCTACATATCGCGCAGCAGCAGATTACTGAGGTTACGGCACTATTATCAGATTATGCAGAACAGCAATTACCTGACCCCGAACGCTTGCAAGAGTTAGACAACCTCATCAGTCTCGGGCATCGTTTATCACGCAAGCATAATTTGCCCGCCAGTGATTTGATAAATGAAGCGAAAGCATGGCAGGCGCAATTAGAACAATTAGAAAATGAGCCGAGCAGTGACACATTAACTGCACAAATTGAAGACGCATGGCAAGGTTATTTGGCACTGGCTACGCAGCTGAATACTGAGCGCAGGCAAGCTGCGCCCTCTATTTGTGCACAGCTGATTGCCCAATTGCAACCTTTAGCATTGCCCAATGCGCGCTGTGAGTTTGTATTTACCCAAAAGTCCGATACCGCCAGTTATAACGCGCAAGGCTGCTATGATATCGACTTATTATTTAGCGCCAACGTCGGCATGCCGATGCAGCCGCTACATAAAATTGCCTCCGGTGGTGAATTGTCACGTATGGCGTTAGTCATGCAAGTATTACAAGCGACCAGTGCTGATAACAATGCGGCAAAACCAATGCTAGTGTTCGATGAAGTCGATGTGGGTATCAGTGGCGGTACGGCGCAAGTGGTGGGTGAGCTATTGCGCGCACTTGGACAAACGCAGCAACTATTGGCAATTACCCATCAAGCACAAGTTGCCGCGCAAGCGCATCAGCATATCTTGGTGCAAAAACACCATCATGAGCACACCCAAAGCGAGCTGATTATTTTGACCGACAGCACACAGATAGATGAGCTGGCGCGGATGTCAGGTGGTGTGACCATCACCGAAGTCACACGTGAACATGCGCGTAGTTTGCTGACTGATGTCAAAGTTTAA
- the rlmB gene encoding 23S rRNA (guanosine(2251)-2'-O)-methyltransferase RlmB gives MAKPTYFYGIHAIEALLEYRPMDALSLFVQQGRESDSHVQLIMAQAQANGVSLQPTQKDNLTQLCGSPQHQGVVLHARPLAFANEAILDKIVTRDQCLLLVLDQITDAHNFGACLRTAVAMGVDAVICPKHHAASLTPTVAKVSVGAAEMMPIISVTNLARALSQLKSAGVFVFGTALNADAKPIHAADLTGKTALIMGSEGEGMRRLTTESCDELVYIPMSGNEHGNLQSLNVSVATGMALYEVNRQRTLAAVQA, from the coding sequence ATGGCAAAACCCACCTATTTTTATGGCATTCATGCTATTGAAGCGTTACTTGAGTATCGTCCGATGGATGCGCTCAGTCTTTTTGTACAGCAAGGTCGCGAAAGTGACAGTCATGTGCAACTGATTATGGCGCAAGCGCAAGCAAATGGTGTGAGTCTTCAGCCCACTCAAAAAGATAATTTGACCCAGTTATGCGGCAGTCCGCAGCATCAGGGTGTTGTCTTACATGCGCGTCCATTAGCGTTCGCTAATGAAGCTATTTTAGATAAGATTGTGACGCGTGATCAATGCTTATTATTAGTATTGGATCAGATTACCGATGCGCATAATTTTGGCGCGTGTTTGCGTACGGCTGTGGCGATGGGTGTCGATGCCGTTATTTGCCCTAAGCACCATGCGGCAAGTCTAACCCCAACCGTTGCTAAAGTATCGGTCGGTGCTGCTGAGATGATGCCGATTATTAGTGTCACTAATTTGGCGCGCGCGTTATCACAACTTAAAAGTGCGGGCGTATTTGTCTTTGGTACGGCGCTTAATGCTGATGCCAAGCCGATACATGCGGCTGATTTGACTGGTAAAACGGCTCTGATTATGGGCTCAGAAGGCGAGGGTATGCGTCGTCTCACCACAGAAAGTTGTGATGAGCTGGTTTATATCCCGATGTCTGGTAACGAGCATGGTAATTTGCAGAGCCTTAACGTCAGTGTAGCGACAGGTATGGCGCTGTATGAGGTTAATCGGCAGCGAACTTTAGCTGCTGTGCAAGCGTAA
- the pilB gene encoding type IV-A pilus assembly ATPase PilB, giving the protein MSSTSSNFGGLPQQLINKGIVSEAFMKTALLESQQQQVGLVSYLVANKMADAYALAQLLSKAFDDPFFDLNVLSNDNIPKDLVDEKIIRKFNALPIFKRGQRLFVALSDPTRIDAIDAIAFNSRLSIETVVVEDDKLKKRIDSLYADTMQNFGSFADSDLKVGFNDDDNDSDNEGETKLSDNVEEAPVVKFVNKMLVDAIRMGASDLHFEPYEKSYRVRFRVDGVMQKMSNPPVQLAGKIAARLKVMSQMDISERRLPQDGRIKLKLSKNKAIDFRVNSLPTLFGEKIVLRILDPSSAMLGIEALGYEPDQKEMFLEALHKPQGMLLITGPTGSGKTVSLYTGLNILNTEETNISTAEDPVEINLEGINQVNVNAKVGLTFSNALKSFLRQDPDIVMVGEIRDLETAEIAIKAAQTGHMVLSTLHTNSAPETLTRLRNMGVASFNIATSVNLVIAQRLARRLCKNCKKPITIPHKSLLELGFNEADLDNPENIIYEPVGCSECREGYKGRVGIYEVMKVSKDISRIIMEDGNAINIKDAALKEGFRDLRRSGILKVLQGVTSIQEMMRVTSE; this is encoded by the coding sequence ATGTCTAGCACAAGCAGTAATTTTGGTGGTCTGCCGCAGCAATTGATTAACAAAGGCATTGTTAGCGAAGCATTTATGAAAACGGCACTGCTTGAATCACAGCAACAGCAGGTCGGACTGGTGTCGTATTTGGTAGCCAATAAAATGGCGGATGCTTATGCGTTGGCACAGCTGCTGTCAAAAGCATTCGACGATCCATTTTTTGATCTGAATGTGCTGAGTAATGACAATATACCAAAAGACTTGGTTGATGAAAAAATCATCCGTAAGTTTAATGCACTGCCCATCTTTAAGCGTGGGCAGCGCCTGTTTGTAGCACTCAGTGATCCGACACGTATCGATGCGATTGATGCCATCGCCTTTAATTCACGACTGTCTATTGAAACCGTCGTCGTCGAAGACGATAAACTTAAAAAGCGTATCGATAGTCTTTATGCAGATACCATGCAAAATTTTGGTAGTTTTGCCGATAGTGACTTAAAAGTTGGTTTTAATGATGACGACAATGATAGCGACAATGAGGGCGAAACCAAACTTAGCGATAACGTCGAGGAAGCGCCAGTTGTCAAATTCGTCAATAAAATGCTGGTGGATGCGATTCGTATGGGTGCATCTGACTTACATTTTGAGCCGTATGAGAAATCTTACCGAGTGCGCTTTCGGGTGGATGGGGTCATGCAAAAAATGTCTAATCCGCCGGTACAACTGGCGGGCAAAATCGCGGCACGTCTTAAAGTCATGTCACAGATGGATATCTCAGAACGCCGTTTGCCACAAGATGGACGTATTAAACTCAAATTATCTAAAAATAAAGCCATCGACTTTCGAGTAAACTCGTTACCGACACTGTTTGGCGAAAAAATTGTCCTGCGTATTTTGGATCCCTCCTCTGCGATGCTCGGTATTGAAGCCTTAGGCTACGAGCCTGATCAAAAAGAGATGTTCTTAGAAGCATTGCATAAGCCACAAGGGATGCTGTTAATCACGGGTCCTACTGGTTCTGGTAAAACAGTGTCTTTATATACCGGGCTTAATATTCTTAATACCGAAGAAACCAATATATCTACTGCTGAAGATCCTGTCGAGATTAATCTTGAAGGTATTAATCAGGTCAACGTGAACGCAAAAGTGGGGCTGACCTTCTCGAACGCCCTCAAATCATTTTTACGCCAAGATCCCGATATTGTGATGGTGGGTGAGATTCGTGACCTTGAAACCGCCGAAATTGCTATTAAAGCTGCGCAGACCGGACACATGGTACTGTCAACGCTACACACTAACTCCGCACCTGAAACCTTAACTCGTCTGCGTAATATGGGTGTGGCGTCATTTAATATTGCCACGTCAGTGAACTTAGTGATTGCGCAGCGCTTGGCACGACGCTTATGCAAAAACTGCAAAAAGCCCATCACCATTCCCCATAAAAGTTTACTAGAACTTGGCTTTAATGAAGCGGATTTAGATAACCCAGAGAACATTATTTATGAACCTGTCGGCTGTAGTGAATGTCGTGAAGGCTATAAAGGTCGAGTGGGTATTTATGAGGTGATGAAAGTCAGTAAAGATATTTCACGTATTATTATGGAAGATGGTAACGCTATTAATATTAAAGATGCGGCGCTCAAAGAAGGCTTTCGTGATTTGCGGCGCTCCGGTATTTTAAAAGTATTACAAGGCGTGACCAGTATTCAAGAGATGATGCGCGTTACCTCTGAGTAG